In one window of Frigoriglobus tundricola DNA:
- a CDS encoding BBP7 family outer membrane beta-barrel protein, producing MRYWVWVVCAAVAFGPAAVARAQPQMPPSEAPLLTSNTFIDPLIILSGGAKVPNLQQLQAPGCVLLSDAVPAGDSLPPPAATEPLTRCIFARCGCGPELPSWLTAEWVIGTTRGPTLAPVVTTGPASSGAFAGAIGQGATMPLFGGHPVLNDYRSGLRAEAGIWFDPDRHTGLSVRLYSLFSATENVTVPSGGAVVVNLPQFTGVGAGAVQAPLFVAFPGVTEGSVAASARTTFTGGDLNLRQLIDGGDTYRFEALAGYRQLHLGDELSASFDATTVPSSGLTAARLFGGDRVSTRNNFFGPQLGLFASTGCDRLSVEAHVASALGVTVSELGFDRARTVSANPAASGSAAASALATLGVPFTTATAVAPTLPTAAANQAALAQTHVHNTLTYLGVVGEGGVRVNWRATDRLRLTAGYSFIYWNNVRRAEEMFTASTTLRPQAVDFTTHLFTLGLDLRF from the coding sequence ATGCGCTATTGGGTCTGGGTGGTGTGTGCGGCGGTGGCCTTTGGGCCGGCTGCCGTGGCACGCGCTCAGCCGCAAATGCCGCCCTCCGAAGCGCCGTTGTTGACCAGCAATACGTTCATCGATCCGCTCATCATTCTGTCGGGCGGAGCGAAAGTCCCAAACCTTCAGCAACTCCAGGCGCCGGGCTGCGTGCTCCTGTCCGATGCGGTCCCTGCTGGCGATTCGCTCCCTCCACCTGCTGCGACCGAGCCTCTTACGCGTTGCATCTTCGCGCGGTGCGGGTGCGGACCGGAACTGCCCTCCTGGCTCACCGCGGAATGGGTCATCGGTACCACACGCGGTCCGACCCTCGCACCGGTGGTGACCACGGGCCCCGCGTCGTCGGGCGCCTTCGCGGGGGCGATCGGTCAGGGCGCGACGATGCCGCTGTTCGGCGGCCACCCGGTCCTCAACGACTACCGGAGCGGGCTGCGCGCCGAGGCCGGCATCTGGTTCGACCCCGACCGTCACACCGGGCTGTCCGTCCGGCTCTATTCGCTCTTTTCGGCGACCGAAAACGTCACGGTGCCTTCGGGTGGCGCGGTGGTGGTCAATCTGCCGCAGTTCACCGGCGTCGGCGCGGGCGCGGTGCAGGCGCCGCTCTTCGTCGCCTTTCCCGGCGTGACAGAGGGCTCCGTGGCGGCCAGCGCGCGAACCACGTTTACGGGTGGCGACCTGAACCTCCGCCAGTTGATCGACGGGGGCGACACCTACCGGTTCGAGGCGCTCGCGGGCTACCGGCAGTTGCACCTGGGCGACGAACTCAGCGCGTCATTCGACGCGACAACGGTACCGTCGAGCGGACTGACCGCGGCGCGCCTGTTCGGCGGTGACCGGGTGAGTACGCGGAACAATTTCTTCGGTCCGCAATTGGGGCTCTTCGCTTCGACCGGGTGCGATCGCTTGTCGGTGGAAGCTCACGTCGCATCGGCGCTGGGTGTGACCGTGAGCGAACTCGGTTTCGATCGCGCCCGGACCGTCAGCGCCAATCCGGCCGCTTCGGGCTCCGCCGCTGCGTCGGCGCTCGCGACGCTCGGGGTGCCGTTCACGACCGCAACGGCGGTCGCCCCGACGCTCCCGACCGCCGCTGCGAACCAGGCGGCACTCGCGCAGACGCACGTCCACAACACCCTGACGTATCTCGGGGTGGTCGGTGAGGGCGGCGTGCGGGTGAACTGGCGCGCGACCGACCGGCTCCGGCTGACGGCCGGGTACAGCTTCATCTATTGGAACAACGTGCGCCGGGCGGAAGAGATGTTCACGGCGAGCACGACCCTGCGTCCCCAGGCGGTGGATTTCACCACGCACCTGTTCACTCTGGGGCTCGACCTGCGCTTTTAG